ATCTGAACCTTTATCCGAGGTGACAACATAAAAAAGAATCGGCGCATTCACCAATTTGCAACGAACGTTGTTATCCACGAAGATCATTCATAAGTTAGTTGAGATTATCAATATTCGGGATTTGAATCAAATTCTTTTTATCCCTTTTCCAGAGCTACTGCGATTCAGAAATATCCTCTGCTTTTGCACTATCAAAAACGATAAAACAACGAAAAACAACCTTGAATATGAAATAAACTGAAATTGAAACGATAAAACTCTTGACCCTTTCCCGATGTACAGTTTTTGAAACATCCAGCCATCTTCCGTACAAAATTGCCGCCCTGTGGGCCTTGTTCATCGACACGGTGTGCATCTTCCATAAAGCGGAACTGCATAAACTCAAACAAGCGGAAACGGGCGGAACGCATCTCCGTTATGTTTGCTGCCCCATTCCGATATACCGTAGGAGTTCGGAAAGCCGTAGAAACCGGCAATAAATTCTTCGTCTACGCTGGCGCTGCTCGGGAAAGTTCCAAAATAAATTTCCGTCGAAATACTGGCGATATTCCGTGGCCAGGACTGTTCCGGTGTTACAATTCAGAATGGGAACCggatgttttcttttttttgcgTCCTTTGGGTAACTACTGGTAGGAATTTTGTGAGCCATAGTTTTGTGAGGGAGATCTTTGAGCTTATAGCTCGAAAAGTACTCGAAAGTAAGTCATTCTTCTGCCTAACATACTAAGGTTAGTAAAGGATGAGCTACATCGAAGCAACGCCTAAAGATACTCAAAAAGTCTACCTAATATTCCTGGGACCTCAACACGTATAACGATGATCACATAGCAGGGCTGAGACTAAACCGGCTCAGCTCATTAATATTCCTGTCTGTAACACCGGAAAAGATGTGGTGATAAAAATTAATGTGTAGAGATCATGGGGTCGCGAAAGTTTTAATCTGTTTCTTTGTCGAGGGTGGAAATGACTGGATTAAAGATGCTGTGTCCCCGAGCGGTTTCTCGAACTGGTTCATCTTTCAGGTCCATGTTCTCCGCCAAAATACTGTTATCAAATGTGTGAGGAAGATGCGAGAGGatataaaaaatagattttttaatATGGCGCTTTCGCCATTCTGCAACCAATCACTTTTAGGGTTGAATAAAGCTTATTTTATTTACTTGATACTGAGATCAAGAACTGAACAGCATCACTCGTAAGTTACAGATTCAATATTAACATGTGGTACCAGAAAATGAAGCCCAGAGAGAGAGATCGGAATGAGCATTAAAAaaatagttttcaatttttcaaattgacgTTTCAGAGCCTTTCGATAGCCGTTGGATTTCGCCCGATGCAAAAACCATTTTCGTTAATTTAGTTCCAATTCCCGTCGGATCGACTACTAATGAAAACGTAATAACAAATGACGGATCCATCCGGATGGTCGTTAAATTTCCAATCACGATCGTCGAGATTCAATCTATCATTGCCCAACGCTAAGGGTTGCTGCTACCGTGGCGAAAAAAATTTTGGGGATTCGGCATGCGATAAATCAGGTCGTTCGCAAAAAAAAATGGCCGCGCGGTGGTCCTGCTCGGACTTGAGGGCCGAAAACAACTGCCGGCGCGTGTAACGTTTATTCAAATTCGGACCGTAAATCATGGACTTGCTGCCAGATTACAATATGCAAATGGCTTCCCATTATCTATAGAAATAGCGTTGGTGGTTAGGGTGCTTTGCGTCTTTTATAACCCATTTTGATATTTGTGCACTATTTTTGAAAACAAGACTTGACTATATAACATATAAAATTTTACATCCCATACTACGAATATTCCAATTCCTTCGTCCATTTGCAGGTAGATGTTTTCCTCTGTGGTAAATTATTCTTATGGGAATAACATTCGTTCCTTTTTGACCATGAGAGATGATGACACGAAGGCATAAACACTTTTCTGCCCTATTATTGGACATGTTgaaacaaatgaaaactaaTTTCCTTCTGGGGAAATCGCCGTGGATGTTTTTCATAATGTATTCCGAAAGTTCTTTCCGCAAATTAAAATTCATGAGAAAAAAGTCCTTCCTAAGTGGAGAAACTCGGTTTTGTAGTAGTCCCAAGAGTACATTCCACCTTGTGTATCGATTGTATTCGTAGAAGTAACACGgaaactttttcgattcaacttTTTCCAAGTGTTTTGTGTGGATTAAATAGAGGGAAATGTTGGAAAAGTGACTGCCAAGCAACCACAGAGCTGTATACCTAtcgatttgatttttttctatacctAAATTTGAAGGACATAAATATAGTAATATGAATCTTGGAAATATGAAAGATTTCATGTTATACCCTTGTACGTAGACAAACTGACATGGGTACACAGAAACAGTAAAGAGTAGCgcacaaaaaaaaacagaacaggtgcatttttatttcaaattacgcATCTTTTCATGCCTATGTATATTTCTAGGAGGGATGGTTAGATTTTTAAATGTCAGCTTTAACTTTTTGGATCAAAAATGAGTAGACCTTTGTTTTTAATCAAATGTCCttaaatattgaaacttttttATGTATCTGTGGGTTATTAACTTCCTGACAAACTCCTACATCATACATAAACATTGTTAAAACAGAAGATATTGTTTCTGTGCTCCACTCTATTTTAATATGAGTGTTAGTTTAGTATAGAACGTAAACCTTCCGATGTCACACTGACTCCATCAAAACTTTCTTGCTTCAGCTCACGACCTTCGGTATAATAATTTCGGGTGCCAAACTCGTAGAAAGTTTCATTTCATACTTGGCTGGAAAATGTGTCGTTTCTATTATGGGCGCGCCCGTTTTCATTCGCTGAGTTCGgtaataatttcgaaattaataTCGAAGCCATCGTTGCAAGAGGGAAGCAATAAATTAGAAATGAATTCGTTCTCTCCAGTGATTTCAAACGATCGCACGTGTCTCAATTTTGGATTGAAGATGTTcattaattttcttgaaatgatgttaaatttttcactgGAAATTGAAGGCAGCAAAACATTACAAGTTGCGTGAAAGAGGTGTTCAATGGAGCCTTGCAAATCCTCATCCAAATTAGGTGTTTTTTTTGGTAGTCGTGGATTAATGAGGTTCCTATTTTTTCAACTGATTCTTGTAGATACTGGAATCGAGAGAAACCCTCATTTCTTTCTGAAATCTTATGGCAAAACAAGGTTGAGACTTGAGACTATTACATATAGAGCATAAAACTGTTTGAATTAATCAGGTTATTTGTTTTTTGATGTCAAATACGTCTGTTTTCTCTTGCTCAGCATGGTTTACATTCTGGATATATGGTTTCTATTCTCTCGACCATTTTGTGATTCTAAAATGTGGAGCAACTTTGAAATCCGACTTTGCCATAGAATCATCGGAAGTTGTTTCCATTTGTACGTTTGTGGGGGTGCATAAATTCAGCACCGGATATTCTAATTAAATTCTCGGCATAATCCACACCGTTTTCCGTTTTAAAACTTCTCCTAATCTGTGCCGAAAAGTTCTGTGGAACAGACTCGTTCGTGGTTTTGTCGGTTTTCCCCGTCAGAATAGATGTTGCACAGTTACGTTAGTCGTACGTTAATTtaaagaaaataaatttccCTCAGATACAGTCAGAGGCAGAATtagtttgtgaaaaaaaattctgttgtTTTAGGGATATTTGGGATGGTGAAATTTATGAATATTCCTTATTTGTGGAGAAACGAAATCAGCCTTTCATGGCAATTTCCTTGCCAAACTTCAATATACCCTCATGCATTTATTGGACCGCTGAAAGTTTTACAGCTTCATCCGTGGAGGCATGAATGATTCAGCCCAAGCTTATATATGGTCTTATACGCCATAAAAGTAGAAAACGACGTAACAAAAACATCTACCGAAATACTGGGATGACATGCCAGTGTTATATTTGTTGTTAGCATACATAAAATGCAACAATGTAGCTGCACATGAAACTTTGAATAAATTCTCTCAACTCTCATTACATTGCCACGAGAAACTATAATATATTTGGTATTTGATGTCAATGCATGAAGACGAATAACGATAATTTTATATCATGCCTATTCTATGCAGCTGTAGATCTACATTTACCTACTGccagaatctgataaaagcctTCATGTGTttttatatacttcattcacttttattttagcagtcggttggccatggaaatttgacacatttcactctgtatagtacgaaaatgtggggttatgaagcttgtcaaaacatttttgggttttaaatcaacgctatgttgcccgttctacctaaaagtttctgttattacgtattttatcacaatgtcgaatctcttcggaaaatatgtgacgaacataattggagtttatacaaactcaaactgattgaaggcataccaaatccagttatttgcatggaaaatacaagagatcagtataatgtcataatatgcacaagcttgaggagaattaatgttcgttatctcctttggcttacatcatttgtagatttcaaaaatattaactcgaagatgaaatgcatatgatgcagtggttgggaatgggtatctcccgaagaaattaacagataattacaagaatgttaaattcttcaacaaaaatcatcttgcatcaatataagtaaaatgaattgaaggaagtttcaagttaagatgaacttcacctttgaacaaaaatttcacatgaataaacaagtaacagggcaacttgcgcgtatttgtggctattcatttcaatacattgatgtaataataataattataggtatttattagtaccttaagacatttacattgtataggacaagtcaaatgaaaaatagaaaaatccattttagggaacttattctccgatgacatttatcgaaaatcctgtagtaaacttttcgcattaattcactcaaacataaaattctcaaatgccaccacttttttggttctcccaatagaagaaaattctttgtcatccttttcattcacaatctttctgattgtggaaatatccagctgaaatatatgtcgtttagattcagatgaaacattatataaattctcttacattgaatatgttcgctaccgtctgacgtattgtggattttagaatatcagggtataactatttgaatgagcggaccagaattctaaatagcactttctgaaaccctgtcccttttttcaatcactttcggcattttcgtaataaaaattgatattagttgtggcaacggcgttatgacattaacgacatttcatgagtgccaacctaacttcgttctagttacaaaaacttgagaaaattatttcatggccaaccgactgctaaaatattttgaatgaagtatagtaaaaAGGCTATATGGTTATATTATGTTCTATTATCTTTTCTTGACAGGAAATAAGGAACGTGTATATTGTGAAGGACCATTATGAGCAGTAGCACACAGGGATATCAGTCTTCGAGGAGAACTTAATCGGGGTCAAATTGACTCTAGTAGGGAGTCCGTTAATTTATAGCGACTCCCTAACGGAGTCAGGTTGACTCCCTTTGAGGGAATTCTACACCGGACTACTACACGATTATTCAcaaatattctgaaattaaGGAATACCATTTCAGTAGTATTAGTCTATCCCGTTACATCTTATTAATACGCCAATTTCAAACAAAATCCTGATGTTTTTTTATGGTCGTTGAAGGCATGATCTAAACTATGAAGTGGAGAAATAATTCTAAAATCTGACCATTCTTAACCTCAATATGTCAACTGAATATCACTTAAGCGTCCATAGAAAACTCGTCAGGAGCATTTTGGAATGCCACATTTACTCAGGGCCTTTTTTGTTGCAGTATAATATTAAGAAAAAAGAAGAGATAGTGGACCCCGTTCAGGAGGAGCCCAATCCACTTATGCGTAAAAAGAAAACACCGGAAGAATTAGCGAGAGAGGCGGAAGAAGCCGATGAAGACGAATTCACAAGTGAGTGCTTTACCAGGTTCAGCCAACTTAAAAAAAGATGCATTATCTTGTAGTTGATTAGGTTTATCGGGAAGACAATAAGATTATAAATTGATCGGAGAACACAGTTGAAATTCAACGTAAATCTCTACGATATTCTACGATCGGTTGTGCTAACttaaaattttcattggaaCTCGTTCATTGCGATGAATTTCAACTATGTTGTCCGAGCAACACGACAAATAGTGAAGTAGTTAGGAATTTTCATCacatttcaattatttcagCACAATTTTAATCATTTCAATTGAGAATAACAGAAACTTCGTATGTGTAAATATGCATACTAATAAAAATACGAcaataaataaaagaaaacaatttattgagAACATACGAAGTTTCAACAGCACCATTTCTATACCCAATgcagaaaaattcattaaagcTTCATTCTCTCGATAAAGAAGCTGCGAAAATATCGATCATCTATTGCAATTCTGGAATTCTGATCAGAAAACACAATTGCTTTCCATTTACATTTTTCTACAATTGTGCCTATAAATATTCAGGGACCCATCATGAAGGAATTGCAGTATGTATGTATTCTGAGTACCATCCATCCTTAGGCTTTAGTTTTCGATACTTTTTTatctcatttttcaatatcattttGTTTGTTGATGTAGATTTTCATTTGATAGTAGTTTTTGAAGTTCTTAATGtttctttttattttgtttgTAGTTTTGACTTTTGTgttatgaaatatattttttcaattattggtAGTTTTTTTTCTAGTTTCGTTTTAGTACAATATTTCAGTTGATATTATATCGTCACCTGAGAGGTTGAATAGTAACTATACAAACCTTTCAGTGTGAGTTATGCTTGACAAATAAGTTTCAGTGTAATTATAAGCCAGGTTTACGATATAACTGGATAAGCAGATTCATTAGAATGattaaaaacaatgaaaaatgaaggaaaaaagttcaaattatAGTTTGTGCTTAGATATATCAATTCCAGTAATCTCAATTCTGTCCCATTCTCATAGATCAGactcatttttcaataaattttgatttttgaagaaattAAATTGATCAAGTTACAATTTGTCATCTCGtgtaatttttcgtttttttttctcgttttatttcggtttttttctttttttttctcccaCCCAAACCTCCACAGCATCATTCGGCCAGAGCACAAACAAACAGGTAATACCGGGGCGTTCAACAAAGTCAACCTCCACTCACAGTCTACATCTCACAGCAACCATAATTTTCCGCTTAGCTTTAAGCCAATTGGTCTGAAATGTAAAGTGAATCTCGTTGATTGAGGGGAAATTAAAAGGTACGATTGATTTTAGCAAACGAAGATGCTGTTTTCCCAGGTGGTCATATGCTCCAGGGTAAGTCCAGGAACACTTTACATTTCATGCGAGCTGCAGTGTAGACAACTTCAGACTTCCTTCCTCTCTCTTTTCTAGGAATGAGTCTTCAATGGAGGTCCCCCGGAATGTTGTTTGTTTCTTATACTTGAGATCTGTTGCATTCAACCCTCCCCGAATGTGTATTTGGATTTTACTggggttctcaaaatattttcggaATTAGAGAGCTAAAATTCAATTTCTTTGGGATATGACAGAGCTCATATCCCTAGAATAAGATCGTTTACTACTAGAAGTACAAATCTATTACTGTCCGTTAAAAAAGAATGGCTTTGAGTGCTATTAATTTCTCATAGTGGCAACTGATTTTGGTTGTATTGAAGAGATTGAACATCAGTCCATATTCAGCTCATATGGCTTTGAATTTCCTACGAAAATCTGGTTTTTACTGTATTGTTACAACTGCTTAATCATGAAGGGAATGCCTTCGACGTTTCAAGAATGGTGATTTTGTATACTCTTTTATCATTGCTACCCAGCTAATACCGCAGTGAATTTCCGAAGATATTTCAAGAGATCCTCATTTTCTCGTTTTCCTGTAGCTATATATTTACGTCCCATTCTTTCTCATCGCCGTAGATCCAAGAATAATTTTTCTCACTTCTCTTTCGCCGTATTCAAGaagtaaaataaataattggtaGTGAAAAGAGAAATATTAATCTTGGGCGTTCTGTCCGTCCCatattttgaatgttgactTAACGTGTGCTTTACTTTTTCGTTTCAGAGTTGAAGAATACAATAGAGACCCAAGTGAACGAATTGAAGTCTCAAATAGAGAGTAAATGCGTAATGCAATGAATTACGAACAACTGCAAGGCATTACCATCGGCCGTTACTACACTGAGATCAACCCCAAAAATCACTAGAGTAATTTAGGTGCcacaaaaaattcagaaatttataCCTGTGATCTGAACTTAGTATATTTAGAATTTGATCTCGAAAATCGCCCAGAATTTCATATTTCCCCCATTCAATTTGGCGTTGCAGAATTGTCAACGACAATATATAAGGAATATTTTCTGACAAAAACAGGAAAATATGACTGTTCATCCTCTgtctagaagaaaacgaataaGCAATAAATTTTCGTATAGTTTTGTATGAAAATCTAGAAACTAGGTTGAATACGGACATTTGAAAcgatttttataaattttcaaaGCTGAAGCCATTCTTCGACGCCAAACCTCACTTAAATTcttatttgtaaaataaaatttcacccCACGTGTTTAACACGAAGAACCCAAAAAGGTAGAAAGCAGCGCAAAGTCTGGGTGAAGTGAAGAAGTATCGGCATTGGGTATTTTTACTCATTGCTGACGGTTGAATTCTTAACCAgtcgaagattttttttttgtaaataggTAATATAAAACCTTTCGATGTAAAATATTAGTGATAGCGTGAATCTGGATATTGTTGATAATTCAGAATAATCCTTGTGAAAGTCGATGTTGATAAATCTGAAAGACACATCAGGCTTCGACTGGTTGAGAATTTTTCATTTGGGCAATTTCTCTGTAAACGATGGCCGATAAACAGATGCCTGAAATTAAGAGACTGCGATAACATaaacaaacaacaaaaatattatgATGACAGGACGTAAGTGAAAAATAATACGCTTTATCATGATACTTTTGTATTAGCATTAAAATTGTTACCAGGTTTTGTAGATATATAGTTAACCTATTTTTTTGTAACAAAAGTATTGTGTGCATACATTGAGTTCGTTACATATTCGAGGAAGGTAAACAAATTGTAAGGATGTTCTACGAtttcttttttatatttttcaacagtGACGTAGCTAATTTGGCCTCCAGTTCCTTTAGACCATTCTGTATCTTCAC
Above is a window of Coccinella septempunctata chromosome 5, icCocSept1.1, whole genome shotgun sequence DNA encoding:
- the LOC123313323 gene encoding complexin isoform X2 — protein: MNILGAVGGDDDGDDKEKEEEAERERLEAIREAEERRKEKHRKMEEEREKMRQEIRDKYNIKKKEEIVDPVQEEPNPLMRKKKTPEELAREAEEADEDEFTKLKNTIETQVNELKSQIESKCVMQ